In Tessaracoccus sp. MC1865, the DNA window TCTCCTCGGCATCCGCCGAGCCCTCCTCTTGAAGGAGCGGACATGAAGTTCTTCGTACACTCTGCCATCGCGGCCGCCGCCGTGCTGGCGCTGGCGGCCTGCGGCGGAGCGGCCACCCCGGGGGGCACGGAAGGCCCCGCGCGCGAGACGTCCGAGGCGCTCACCTCGTCGTCGACCTTGACGGTGGTGACCCACGATTCGTTCAGCCTGCCGGACGACCTCAAGGCCCGGTTCGCCGAGGAATCCGGCCTGGACGTGACCTACGTCCAGCCCGGCGACAGCGGCACCCTGGTCAACCAGCTCATCCTCACGAAGGACTCGCCGCTCGGCGACGTGGTGTTCGGCATCGACAACACCTACGCCTCGCGCGCCGCGGAGGAGGGTGTCCTCTCCGGTTACGAGTCAGAGGCCCTCCCGGAGGAGGCCAGGGCCATGGCCACCGAGGGCCTCACGCCCATCGACTTCGGCGACGTGTGCATCAACGCCGACAAGCGCTGGTTCGCCGAGCACGACCTGACCATCCCGGCCACCCTCGACGACCTCCTCAAACCCGAATACAAGGACCTCCTCGTCGTGACCCACCCGGCGTCCTCCTCGCCGGGCCTGGCCTTCCTGCTCGCCACCATCGGCGAGAAGGGCGACGGCTGGCTCGACTACTGGTCCGCCCTGGCGGACAACGGCCTGAAGGTCGCCTCGGGTTGGACCGAGGCCTACTACACGGACTTCTCGGGCGCCGACGGCGCAGGGCCCCGCCCGCTGGTGCTGAGCTACGCCACCTCCCCCGCGTACACAGTGGACGGGGACGAATCCACCACCGAAGCGCTGCTGGACACGTGCTTCCGCCAGGTCGAGTACGCCGGCGTCCTCGCGGGCGCCCAGAACGAGGAAGGCGCCCGCGCCTTCGTCGACTTCCTGCTCAGCCCCGAGGTGCAGAGCGTGTTCCCCACCGAGATGTACATGTACCCCGCGGTGACCGACACCGAACTGCCCGAGGAGTGGGCCCGCTTCGCGCCGCTGGCACCGTCGCCGGTGGAGGTCTCCCCCGAAGAGATCGACGCGAACCGCGACCAGTGGATCCGTGACTGGACCGAGGCCATGGGGTGAGATCGACCCTGGGTTGGCGGCTGGGATGGGCGCTGACGGCGCTCGTTCCGGCCGCCTTCCTGACGCTCTTCTTCGCGTGGCCCGCCGCCGCGCTCGTGCTGCGGGGCTTCCACGACGACACCTCATGGACGCTCGAGGGTTTCAGCTCAGTCTTCGGCTCCCGCCGCACCTGGGGGGCCATCTGGTTCACCCTCGGCACGGCCACCGCCTCCACGCTGCTGTGTCTGGTGCTCGGGTTGCCGGGCGCCTACCTCCTCTACCGCTGCCGGTTCCGCGGCCGCGACACCTTGCGCGCCCTCATCACCATCCCCTTCGTGCTGCCCACGGTGGTGGTGGGCGTCGCATTCGGCTCATTGCTGCGCCCCGACGGGCTGCTCGGCTGGCTCGGCCTGGCCGGCACCCCGGCCGCCATCCTCGCCGCGATGGTGTTCTTCAACTACTCCGTGATCGTGCGCACGGTGGGCACCCTCTGGGCGCGCCTCGACCCGCGCCTGGCCCAGGCCGCCGGCACGCTGGGCGCCTCTCCCCTCCGCACACTGCGCACCGTGACGCTGCCGGCGCTGACGCCGGCGATCGTCTCCGGCGCATCCCTGGTGTTCCTGTTCAGCGCCTCCAGCTACGGCATTGTGATGGTGCTGGGCCAGACCCGCTACCGCACCATCGAGACCGAGATCTGGTTCCTCACCACGCAACTCCTCGACCTGCCGTCGGCCGCCGCCCTGTCGATCACCCAGCTCGTCATCGTGTCCGCCGCTCTCTGGCTGAGCGGCCGCGCCCAGGCCCGCATGACCCGCGCCCTGAGGCTGCAACCCGACGTCGACTCGGAGCGCGGCCTCTCCCTGCGCCGCGACGGTCCGGCGCTCGGCCTGACGCTGGCCGTGGCCGTGGCGCTGCTCGGCCTCCCCCTCGCCAACCTCGCGTGGCGCTCACTGCACCGCGACGGTGGGTTCACCGTCGTCAACTACCTGCAACTCGCCGCCGAGGGCGGCGCC includes these proteins:
- a CDS encoding iron ABC transporter permease; this translates as MRSTLGWRLGWALTALVPAAFLTLFFAWPAAALVLRGFHDDTSWTLEGFSSVFGSRRTWGAIWFTLGTATASTLLCLVLGLPGAYLLYRCRFRGRDTLRALITIPFVLPTVVVGVAFGSLLRPDGLLGWLGLAGTPAAILAAMVFFNYSVIVRTVGTLWARLDPRLAQAAGTLGASPLRTLRTVTLPALTPAIVSGASLVFLFSASSYGIVMVLGQTRYRTIETEIWFLTTQLLDLPSAAALSITQLVIVSAALWLSGRAQARMTRALRLQPDVDSERGLSLRRDGPALGLTLAVAVALLGLPLANLAWRSLHRDGGFTVVNYLQLAAEGGAGVSVWAALRTSLVTAIAATAIAVTLGLLVALVASRRPRRAAGRSALAVVESLFLLPLGVSAVTVGFGYLITLNRPPLDLRSSIVLIPVAQAVVALPLVVRTLLPTLRAIDPRQLEAAATLGSTPWQVVRRIELPHLGRAVGLAVGFAFATSLGEFGATSFLARPDNPTLPVLIFRLFGRPGAENYGVALAASVVLAGLAGITMAAAERLRPKEVAAW
- a CDS encoding thiamine ABC transporter substrate binding subunit, which produces MKFFVHSAIAAAAVLALAACGGAATPGGTEGPARETSEALTSSSTLTVVTHDSFSLPDDLKARFAEESGLDVTYVQPGDSGTLVNQLILTKDSPLGDVVFGIDNTYASRAAEEGVLSGYESEALPEEARAMATEGLTPIDFGDVCINADKRWFAEHDLTIPATLDDLLKPEYKDLLVVTHPASSSPGLAFLLATIGEKGDGWLDYWSALADNGLKVASGWTEAYYTDFSGADGAGPRPLVLSYATSPAYTVDGDESTTEALLDTCFRQVEYAGVLAGAQNEEGARAFVDFLLSPEVQSVFPTEMYMYPAVTDTELPEEWARFAPLAPSPVEVSPEEIDANRDQWIRDWTEAMG